In Desulfonatronovibrio hydrogenovorans DSM 9292, the following proteins share a genomic window:
- a CDS encoding ABC transporter ATP-binding protein, translating to MTLEIRNINKSFGTIKALDNVSMTIENGSLVCFLGPSGCGKTTLLRVISGLELPDSGSILVDGQNMSTVPARSRNFGMVFQSYSLFPNLTIAANVAYGLECRRWPKSDIALRVDNMLSLVHLEDQAHKYPHQLSGGQQQRVALARALAPRPSVLLLDEPLSALDAKVREELREEIKTLQQRLNITTIMVTHDQEEALTLADRIMVMKDGKVMQTGAPMDIYSQPENPFVAQFIGRMNIVPADMGIRFSSNGGPKGTKAKVLGIRPENIGLTDHPGTEKRLSGTVQGISRLGNLTRVRISLSNNGHQPVTITSEIQGFGQDLQIGEERTLVIDPQTVRVLEWA from the coding sequence ATGACCCTGGAAATCCGCAATATCAACAAGTCCTTTGGCACGATAAAAGCCCTGGACAATGTATCGATGACCATTGAAAACGGCAGTCTGGTCTGCTTTCTTGGGCCTTCAGGGTGCGGCAAAACCACCCTGCTCCGGGTCATATCCGGCCTTGAACTGCCAGACTCAGGATCAATCCTTGTAGACGGGCAGAATATGTCCACTGTCCCGGCCCGCAGCCGAAATTTTGGAATGGTCTTCCAGTCCTATTCACTTTTCCCCAACCTGACCATTGCTGCAAATGTCGCCTATGGCCTGGAATGTCGAAGATGGCCAAAATCTGACATTGCTCTGCGGGTTGATAATATGCTCAGCCTTGTTCATCTTGAGGATCAGGCCCATAAATATCCCCATCAACTGTCAGGAGGCCAGCAGCAGCGGGTGGCTCTGGCCAGGGCTCTGGCTCCCAGGCCATCTGTCCTGCTTCTGGATGAGCCTCTATCAGCCCTGGACGCCAAGGTACGGGAGGAATTGCGGGAAGAAATCAAAACCCTGCAGCAGCGTCTCAATATCACAACCATCATGGTCACCCATGATCAGGAGGAGGCTCTGACTCTGGCTGACCGGATCATGGTCATGAAGGACGGAAAAGTCATGCAGACCGGAGCGCCCATGGATATCTACAGCCAGCCTGAAAACCCATTTGTGGCCCAGTTCATTGGCCGGATGAACATTGTTCCTGCGGACATGGGCATCCGGTTCTCCTCCAATGGCGGACCTAAGGGAACTAAGGCCAAAGTCCTGGGAATCAGGCCTGAAAACATAGGCCTGACTGATCATCCCGGAACGGAGAAAAGACTTAGTGGGACTGTCCAGGGGATTTCAAGACTTGGAAATCTGACCAGGGTAAGAATCAGCCTGAGCAACAACGGTCACCAACCAGTTACAATCACAAGTGAAATTCAGGGGTTCGGGCAGGATCTCCAGATAGGAGAAGAAAGAACCCTGGTCATTGATCCCCAAACAGTCCGAGTTTTGGAATGGGCATAA
- a CDS encoding ABC transporter permease subunit — MGISLAQKARYAGGFIQRALPMDREALLKIIVACMVALPLIVFVLYPLIHILGRSFQTPDGIGLSNYFSVLGNQRFLGLVYNSFEVTLVTTGLTVILAFIFAFAIQRTNVPIKNLFRLIALIPLFAPSLVQAQGLLLLLGRNGLINRTLGTEFSIYGYWGIVISSVLYVFPYAFLIFSASLAMADNRLYESSRILGAGPWRTFMTVTLPSARFALMASTFVVFTLVITDFGNPMVIGGDYNVLATEVYNQVIGQANFELGTVIGMVLLVPVALAVAVEKFFYKNNQHQLSDHAKPMVILPHKLRDTVFTFYSGLICLCILAVVGIVIFASFTHLWPYRMDFSLRHYAFDVQNGIQPLWNSIYVGLMAAGIGVVAAGLGAYVTERFKTFLDSPLYFLCIVPAAVPGMVLGLGYILAFNNPSNPVHAIYGSLLLIAICNVYYYHAQGFLIASTSMKQISSTYDEASATLGGTFIRTIRKITLPIMWPTLVGVAVFFFMRSMVTLSAVIFLITPSSQVAAVSVLLLEDRGAVNQAAAFSVCIMGVVVASLLVARIILNLNGYRHISLIR; from the coding sequence ATGGGCATAAGCCTTGCTCAGAAGGCCAGATATGCGGGCGGATTTATCCAGCGGGCCTTGCCCATGGATAGGGAAGCTCTTCTAAAAATCATTGTGGCCTGCATGGTGGCTCTGCCTCTGATAGTCTTTGTCCTCTACCCCCTGATCCACATCCTGGGAAGAAGCTTCCAGACTCCAGATGGAATCGGTCTGAGCAATTATTTTTCCGTTCTGGGCAATCAAAGATTTCTTGGACTGGTCTACAACAGTTTTGAAGTAACCCTGGTCACCACCGGGTTGACCGTTATCCTGGCATTCATCTTCGCTTTTGCCATCCAGCGGACCAATGTCCCGATAAAAAACCTGTTCAGGCTCATTGCCCTGATTCCCCTGTTTGCTCCGTCCCTGGTTCAGGCTCAGGGGCTTCTTCTGCTGCTGGGCAGAAACGGTCTCATCAACCGGACCTTGGGCACTGAATTTTCAATTTATGGATACTGGGGGATAGTTATTTCCAGTGTGCTCTATGTTTTTCCGTATGCTTTCCTTATTTTTTCCGCGTCCCTGGCCATGGCTGACAACCGCCTTTACGAATCATCGCGCATCCTTGGAGCCGGTCCCTGGAGGACCTTCATGACCGTAACCCTGCCTTCAGCAAGGTTTGCCCTGATGGCCTCCACCTTTGTGGTTTTCACCCTGGTCATAACTGATTTTGGAAATCCCATGGTCATAGGCGGAGACTATAATGTCCTGGCAACCGAGGTCTATAATCAGGTCATTGGACAGGCAAACTTTGAACTGGGAACGGTCATCGGCATGGTCCTGCTGGTTCCGGTCGCCCTGGCGGTGGCCGTTGAAAAGTTTTTCTACAAAAACAACCAGCACCAGCTGTCAGATCATGCCAAGCCCATGGTGATCCTGCCCCATAAACTCAGAGATACTGTTTTCACCTTTTACTCTGGGTTAATCTGCCTGTGCATCCTGGCTGTGGTAGGAATAGTAATTTTCGCCAGTTTTACCCATCTCTGGCCTTACCGCATGGACTTCTCCCTCAGGCACTACGCCTTTGACGTCCAGAACGGAATTCAGCCTCTGTGGAACAGTATTTATGTGGGACTCATGGCTGCTGGGATCGGGGTGGTGGCTGCAGGTCTTGGAGCCTATGTCACTGAAAGATTTAAAACCTTTCTGGATTCGCCCCTGTATTTTCTGTGCATCGTACCGGCAGCTGTTCCGGGAATGGTCCTGGGGCTCGGATATATCCTGGCTTTCAATAATCCTTCCAACCCGGTGCACGCCATTTACGGGTCTTTGCTGCTTATCGCCATCTGTAACGTCTACTATTATCACGCCCAGGGTTTCCTCATTGCTTCCACCAGTATGAAACAGATCAGCAGCACCTATGATGAAGCCTCGGCCACCCTGGGCGGGACTTTTATCCGGACCATACGCAAAATCACCCTGCCCATAATGTGGCCCACCCTGGTCGGAGTTGCTGTATTCTTTTTCATGCGCAGCATGGTCACCTTAAGCGCAGTGATTTTCCTCATCACCCCATCCTCTCAAGTGGCTGCAGTATCGGTACTGCTCCTAGAAGACAGGGGAGCCGTGAACCAGGCTGCGGCCTTTTCAGTCTGCATCATGGGGGTGGTTGTGGCTTCCTTGCTTGTGGCCAGAATAATTCTTAATCTGAACGGTTACCGGCATATCTCCCTGATCCGCTGA
- a CDS encoding HAD family hydrolase: MSKQNLSSIKGVLFDKDGTLFDFTRTWLPVVRDAADFAAGGNKDLAQVLLSAGGLDLNENRFLPDSLIAAGYSLELAEFWRDLGAIRPTKVLHQYLDDAFNRLGLANAAPVTDLKTFFGFLKDRGLLLGIATNDSEAGAMATVNEFGLSDLVSFVAGYDSGFGPKPGPGMAQGFCRVTGLQPRAVAVVGDSDHDMVMARLAGAGIRIGVLTGAGTRESLGNSADLVLEDITCLKDLLI, encoded by the coding sequence ATGAGTAAGCAGAATCTTTCATCCATCAAAGGGGTGCTGTTCGACAAGGACGGCACCTTGTTCGACTTTACCAGGACATGGCTCCCGGTAGTCAGAGATGCCGCTGACTTTGCCGCAGGAGGAAACAAGGATCTGGCCCAGGTATTGCTTTCTGCAGGGGGGCTGGACCTGAACGAAAATCGTTTTCTTCCTGATTCGCTTATCGCAGCCGGATATTCTCTGGAACTGGCCGAGTTCTGGAGAGATCTCGGCGCGATCAGACCCACCAAGGTTCTGCACCAGTATCTTGATGATGCTTTTAATCGGCTGGGCCTGGCTAATGCAGCTCCGGTAACTGATCTGAAAACCTTTTTTGGTTTTTTGAAGGACAGAGGTTTGCTGCTTGGCATTGCCACCAATGACAGCGAAGCAGGGGCCATGGCCACGGTCAATGAATTCGGTCTGTCGGATCTGGTAAGTTTTGTGGCTGGATACGACAGCGGATTCGGCCCCAAGCCCGGGCCTGGCATGGCTCAAGGGTTCTGCAGGGTCACTGGCCTGCAGCCCCGGGCCGTGGCTGTGGTTGGCGACAGTGACCACGATATGGTAATGGCCAGGCTGGCTGGGGCAGGCATCCGCATTGGAGTGCTGACCGGGGCCGGGACCAGGGAATCACTGGGAAACAGCGCTGACCTGGTGCTTGAGGATATCACCTGTCTGAAGGATCTTTTGATTTAG